The following are from one region of the Venturia canescens isolate UGA unplaced genomic scaffold, ASM1945775v1 PGA_scaffold_15__1_contigs__length_3012046, whole genome shotgun sequence genome:
- the LOC122418605 gene encoding uncharacterized protein, translated as MVLPDEENKILKFKNYRYKESVPFVVYADLESILEPTGNDIQCQKHVPHSVAYYLQCAFDETLSNFAIKRGSDCIEWFIDQLVLIAQMVDSRVNNILPMKPLTTNEKIAYKNAEMCHICEQPFTHTDVKHRDHCHFTGKYRGAAHQGCNLNYTKSHTIPIVFHNLSGYDSHFLIKSLATRFDGTVKLLPINEDRYISFTKYVSGTNVNLRFIDSFRFMPSSLDKLSSYLNDHDKSITRKHCNSVEEFKMLSRKGVFPYEYIDSWEKLDEKQLPSKEHFYSKLNNEEISDQDYDHAMKVWNAFKITSLAEYSDLYLKTDVLLLADIFENFRRNCFSTYKLDPLHYFTAPGLAFDAMLKCTGVELELLTDVEKILFIESGLRGGVAQCSNRYAQANNRYMNEKFDPSKEETYLMHFDVNNLYGGAMSLFLPYDGFEWISHIDIFNVPDDSPIGYILEVDLEYPEELFELHKDLPLCPEHYTPPNKF; from the exons ATGGTGTTACCggacgaagaaaacaaaatattgaaattcaaaaattatcggTACAAAGAATCAGTACCATTCGTTGTGTATGCCGATCTCGAGAGTATTCTCGAACCAACTGGAAATGATATACAGTGTCAAAAGCATGTCCCACACAGTGTAGCGTATTATTTACAATGTGCCTTTGACGAGACGCTCTcaaattttgcaataaaacGTGGATCTGATTGTATCGAGTGGTTCATCGATCAATTAGTGTTAATAGCGCAAATGGTTGATTCTCGTGTGAATAATATCTTGCCTATGAAACCGCTCACAACCAACGAAAAAATAGCGtataaaaatgctgaaatgtGTCATATCTGTGAGCAGCCATTCACTCACACTGATGTGAAGCACCGTGATCATTGTCATTTTACTGGTAAGTATCGCGGTGCTGCGCATCAAGGGTGTAATTTGAACTATACCAAGTCCCACACCATTCCAAtagtttttcacaatctctCCGGCTACGACTCACATTTTCTCATTAAATCTCTGGCTACACGATTCGATGGTACGGTTAAACTTCTTCCAATTAATGAAGatagatatatttctttcaCAAAATACGTCTCAGgcacaaatgtaaatttacgcTTCATCGATTCATTTAGGTTCATGCCAAGCAGTCTTGACAAATTGTCATCTTACCTGAATGACCATGATAAATCGATTACCCGAAAACACTGTAATAGTGTGGAGGAGTTCAAAATGCTCTCAAGAAAGGGAGTATTTCCTTATGAATACATTGATTCTTgggaaaaactcgatgaaaagcAGTTGCCATCAAAAgagcatttttattcaaaactcaACAACGAGGAAATCTCCGACCAAGACTACGATCATGCAATGAAAGTTTGGAATGCGTTCAAAATCACCTCATTAGCTGAATATTCggatttatatttgaaaactgatgtACTGCTTTTGGCTgacatatttgaaaattttcgacgcaACTGCTTTTCTACTTACAAATTGGACCCTCTGCATTATTTCACGGCTCCGGGGCTTGCTTTTGATGCGATGCTCAAGTGTACCGGGGTGGAGCTTGAGCTTCTCACTGatgttgagaaaattttgtttatcgaGAGTGGTCTTCGCGGTGGAGTAGCACAGTGCTCGAACCGATATGCTCAAGCAAACAATAGAtacatgaatgaaaaattcgatccAAGCAAAGAGGAAACATATCTCATGCACTTTGATGTGAATAATCTCTACGGTGGAGCTATGAGTCTGTTTTTACCCTATGATGGTTTCGAATGGATATcacatatagatatattcaacgTTCCAGATGATTCGCCTATTGGTTACATACTCGAAGTAGACTTGGAATACCCTGAAGAACTTTTCGAGCTACATAAAGATCTCCCACTTTGTCCGGAACATTACACACCACCCAATA AATTCTAA